The window TCTGTGTTTTAAAGAACATGACACATGCATGTATTGGACCAATATTCATGTTCTCACCATCCTGTTTTCGTTAGAAATAAAAACTACAAACAGCTGTTCCATCGGTGCGGTTCTCTCCCTTCTGATAAAGTCACAGAGTTTCCAAACATTTTCCTCACTACAAATCAAGTGCAGAAAGAACAGAACCTAtgaataaacattaaacagCCCTGTTAAAATGTTCTCGTGTCAGTGCTTCCTTAAACCAGGATTCCATGGTTAATAAAACATGGTGAGTTGTGGTTTTAAAtattattcaataaatattaacaacaaatacAGCCTTCTGAAAGGACTTATGAGATAATGTGTCAACTAATCTACATAGATCAGTGATGGAAACAGCCCATGGTTgaggtcaaagttcaaaatAATCTTTTATTCTCAAACCCAGACATCTTCTGGCTGAGTGAGTGTAGCTGTGAGGAGGCAGCTCCTCCCTGACATGAAAGGGATAAAAATTGCAATTAAATACAGAAACTATGGAGTCAACTTAGGTTaaatcagattagatttgtgcatgcGTAAACCAATCTTTGCATGCGTAACTAGATGCCTGCGTGCGTAGCTAGGCCTGTGCATgcataaaccaatctgtgcgtgcgtaaccagatttgtacttgtagacttagtggggctataccatgcttacacctATAATTTGGGGcattaaaattacgcacaaatcgtggctaaatttacaagtaaaataacgtgaccgtAATTttcctccacgctctgattggttAATAAgcaaggaagttgtcgcagtcctttgacgtgacAACGCAGAAGATTTCCACTCAGGTGGACTGCATGAATGGGGGCTGACTGGCGGTAATCGTATGGTGTCatttccggttactgaggtttgctgccgctacCTGTATACGCCGTTACTCTCCACTCTTTTCTAAATAATATTGCCTTATATATGGTAGCGACTGCTTAGAGATGCAAAACAAGCTTATAATACTCAAGCATCCATTCTTTTCATTAAACGCCCTGCTAATCTTCACTGTTatctagtgttttctctgctagcttagcacctagcttactttcttgctatggcttcccccttttcctctacctctcgctctgttcggtgctcggtgtgtcttatgtttagcttatcctctgcctcctttagtgatggtaatggcatctgtaataggtgtacgctagttgcagggttggaggcgaggttgttagacttagagtctcggcttcgcatcttagaaaacaggccagctagccaggcccctttagccagtgcggagcctcctagcttagctgctaccagtcccccggcaggtcccaggcagctgggcaacgactgggtgaccgctcgtaagaaacgtagctttaggcaggcgcccatggttcaccaccaaccgcttcacgtttcaaacagattttccccactcagcgacacacccgctgagaaacccactctgatcattggtgactccatagtccgaaacgtgaagttagagaatccagcggtcacagttaggtgtttgcctggggccagagcgggtgaCATTGAgccttatcttaagctcctgtctaaatGTAGTAAACTAAGTAAGTACGTAGCGTAATCTTAAATTGTAAGTACGCTGTTCagatacacgcaggagctaatgacgcctggTTACACCATTTGGAAGTCACTAAAGCTAACATTGATTCGGTGTGTTTgttctctagtaacatggccatgttgcttagtctccctacTCTGTGACAACTAAGAGTGGAGCCCAAGTCGCAGCATTCTTAGCTGAATTCTCTGAATCATTGTAATTGGaaactttaacattcatgtagatgttgacagcaactgtctcagcattgcttttaacattaacagaaactattggttttacacagcatgtaaataaacccactcatcgttttaaccataccctcgatcttgccctgacatatggggttgaaattgatcatttttttgttcttccccaaaaccctctgttatctgaccatttcttattaacttttgaactTAACATAATTAACCTTGcagtagctggaaagaaatcttactatagcagatgtttatcaaACAATACTGTTGCCAggttcaagcagatgattccatcatcttttacCTCATTGTATTGTAGCTACacggaggagaacagtcaccttaatccttatgaaaaGGTTGATTTTCTtgtaaatgatgctgcagcttctctgcattcaatgttagacacagtggctcctctgaagaagtcagtgaatcagaggaggttagctacatggtataactcagagattcgcagcctaaagcacaggaccagacaactagaaaggcattggagttccaacaaaataattaaattataaaaaattattataaaattataaaCGTAAGCATGAGATAGCCTCACTAAGTCTACAaaacaaatctggttacgcacacacagctcGGTTTACCCACGCACGCATCTGGTTAAGCACGCACGCATCTGgctacgcacgcacagatctacCGGGCAGAATAAACACCAGACTTCAGTTACTGAAGAGACGCTCTTTGGGCTCGTCAAAGCATCGCTGGCTTAGTCTTGCATGACGTCACAACAAGTCGGAATCAAGACGGAGAGGAAAGCAATCGCTGTGCAGACTTAGCTTTGATCCGATTAATTGATTCACTAattggaaaacaaaacatctgctgcagcattagttctgctgttctgtgatttaaacattttattacaaaaatcTTTCTTGATAAACCAATCTTTTGGTATGTTTTCTCGTTTTACATCGTTATATCGTCTTTAATTAATGACCCACTACTGACCAGTAGCAGCTGGTGTAAACGCAGTCATCGCGGCTCGGCGTGACTCCGTCTGCGGTCATGTTAACGTTTTGCACTCACAACGCTTCGCCGGAACAGAACATATAACCGCATATCCCGCATTGACTCGGGAAATATGGATATTCAGCCTGTGAGAGAagtgtccaactcgagaccggaagcggaagtgtcgtcaagcagaatctcgatcGCGTTTCAAATCACGTGATCAATGAGTACGAGCGGCGTCgacacgtcacgtgactgctGAACGGCTTGTCTGCCGTTTGaacttgtctctttctctccagtaggtGTGCttcccccccactctctctctcctccattgtgttctcacctacaggtatcatcgtactcagagctttgtgtctgtggtgtgcccagtctctggtccaaccatcctgcctgtgtccagtctctggtccaaccatcctgcctgtgtccagtctctggtccgaccatcctgtctgtgcttggttgttgttgctgtgcttttctttctctgtctatCCCAACTGGTCACttaccttactttgtaaagtgccttgagataactttgttgtgatttggcgctatataaataatattgaattaaaaaaagaattgaatctataagatgatagatgatctataagatagacaggttgCACATTGCAGATGTTTCCAAAATGTATTTCCGCCTAGTCAAAACTATCATTTAGGATATCCACAACTACATTCTGACTAGGCAAATTAAGTCGCATTTTAGATATTCGTAATTACTTTTTACTTAGACACATTTGCAATTACAGATATCTATAATTAGCCACATTTTATggatatataaaatacaattttaaaaatcTCAAACTAACTTATAACTAGTTTTAATTCAATTATAGATATCTGTAATTAGACTATCTACTAGGCAAAATGTAGTTCCAGATATCTATAATTGAATTATCTCCCTTCCTCTTTaccctgtacacctcagacttcaggtacaactcagagtcctgtcgtctccagaagttctgatgactctgctattgtaggacgtatccTGGGGGATGATGTCACAGTGTACCAGGAAGTGGTGAACAGCTTTGTCGACTGGTGTGGaaagaaccacctccaactgaacatcagtaaaactaaggagctggtgatagacttcaggtaatctgggagtgctgtcacccctctcactattaaaaattaggagatggaggtggtgactgagtttaaatacctgggagtgtacttggacaataaactggactggaaaaagaactcctcagccgtgtacaagaaggctcagagcaggatgtatttcttgaggaggctcaggtcctttaacgtctgcagctccatgctgaggatgatctatgagtctgtgggtccagtgttttacgttgtggtctgctggggcagcagcatgaatgtagcagacagtaacagactagACAAACTGATCAAGaggactggttctgttctgggggtggagctggaccccctacatgctgtagctgagaggaggatgctggtccaactcctctctatcctagacaacacctcccaccccctacacagtgtctggctggacagaggagcaccttcagccagaggctgatcagtattaaaTGCTCCACAGAATGCCACCTGTAGGAGGCCAtcggctcctctctcctctctgggtaagagttgatcttcatccatgcaataatatgtataattaaactttagctagtaattagatgtaattagacaatagtaatgATCGTtcgtattttatttttaatctcccgtccttcttgtgtgtacctccatctgtgacggCAATCAAAGTGTGAagaataatttccctctgggattaataaagttttttgaatcttatatcatgtaagaaaaaaaatgccATAGTAACCATCAAACCAGACAGAAacactttatttaaaaatagaacAAAGCATCATATAGTTCCACTCTTTCTACGAAGGCCTGTGGTAACATAGCAACTGCATTAACCACTGTTTACTACTGTAGTTCACAGCAATCAAGTGATTCATGCAACAGCTGTTGGATATTGGTTTGCTAGGTAAAAAGGCGGATAGTGGCATCTGCTCCTGATGAGAAGATCCAGGGCTGTGTCGGGTGGAAGGTCACGTCCAACACCCCCAGGTCATGAGTGGGCACATGACCTCTGAGGACCTTGACTGGGACGATGAGTGGGTTTTGCAGCAGGTCACTATGAAGGAGGGTTGTGGGGGGTTAGTGAGATATCAGATAGATTATGGAGTATTTGTGCACATTTATGTGTATTACTTATAAACTGTGCCATGACAAACGATCACAGATCCATCATCAGACGCAGATGCAAAAAGTGGGTAAAGTCTGTGATAGGCCACACCTCTTACTGCCTTTTTATGGTGCCTGTAGGAAGTAACAAAAGAAACGATTACTACGATCAGCAGATTAACATCAACTTCTGTGATGAGTTCACGGATACATTAATTGCAGTTATAGGGCGttcctgccccctgctggtctgGGAATGGGTTCAGACCAGCAGGGTCTGCTGACCACACCTGTAGCACAAGCTACAGGTGTGGTCAGCATGTACTTACCGCAGCATCTTGTAAGGTTTGGTTGAAAGGTCAAGGTCGAACCAGCTGAGCCGGCAGTCGTAGCTCCCACAGATTACGTGATCGCCTGAAAACACATCAGAAATTCCACCATTCTGTTCAGCAGAAATGCCATATCATTTAAAGGACCAGGTCCGAGAAACTATGTGGTGGATTTAGGGCCCTGCTTGAAAGTGTGAACCTAATatctctgcctgtctccctctctcctttgtCCATGTGTCTAGCTATCCCCATTTCTGTCCATGCCTCTGTGTCTGTTAGACAATGCCAGATCATTGAATCGAGTTTTTCTAATACAAGTCTAAAGTGTGACAGAAGATCCAAGAGAACTGAATCAACATATTACAATTACTCCTTGATATTGAATCTAGTTAGAGATGTGCCAAGAACAGGTCCAAGATTTGTGGTGGATGTGGTTACCTCCAGGGTGAACAGCCATGCTGGAGATCCACTTTGAGTTAGCCTGCAGCTTTttggtcatttcctgtttaacaAGGTTGTAGATCCGGACGGAGCGCTGCGTAGCTACAAAAAAGTAGGGCCGTACTGGGTGAAAAGAAACACACTGAACCAGACCCTTGTTCTTCCTGAAGGGGTTCTGGCTGCGCCTTCGGCTGATTTGGTGGATGAACACTTGCAGGTGGCTGGAGTGATCTGGCATCACAGACGCCAGGTAATCACCCCTGGCATGCCAGGCAACCTGGTGGACTGCCTTAGGGTCAAAACAGTGAACAGTAAGTCCAACGCAGGTATCAATCGTGttaggtgtgtgtctgtaaaaagGTGTGTTCTGCTCACCTTGGGATGCTGTATTTTGAGTCGAATCCCTTGACACTGCTCCTCCCCTTCGGCCTCAATCCAAGAAACATTTCCCAACCCCTCCATTATCTCTGTCTCCTGCTGGGACACAAGCAGTTGCTCTGATGATGAGACCACTTGTCTGTCTGCCAAAGAGGGTGACAGGACCAAAACCATAGAGTTCctgaggaagagagggagagagataaaGAACAAGCAAAAAGATTCACAGCCTAACAGTGAGATGCCTTCTTACACTGCGACagcaagcaggcagacagacgggtTTGGGTTCCATGAGACATTCTTCACAGCTCCGCCAACCTGGACAGTCTTCATACAGCGAGATGAACACACCTCCCAGAACCTGACTGAACCATCATCACTAcctggacacacgcacacacaggtcagcACCCGATATTTGACTCCTCACACCCAAGATACAGATGTTAGAGGTTAAACTACCTGATGCAAGCCACTGTCCAGATGGAGACACACTAATGGACCGAACCAGGCCAGTGTGCCCGCGGTACACCTGagtacacatgcacgcacacacgcacacacgcacacacacacacacacggaacagGCAAATAGTACTGAAGTACTGAAATGGTTTTAGTTTTAAGCATAGTGAGGGCAGAATTCTACTGAATCTGGTTCACTTCTCTACTGAAAGTGTCTGAGGAGCAAAACAGTTTGTGGTAATCTTCTAAAACAGCCAAGATGTTCTGGTAGTTAAATAGTCCCACATAGTGTTTTGTTCTAGTTAAACTTTTATGTTATGATTGACAGGGATCAAAGATTTGTGGCTAAAAATCTCCTTCAGCAAGAAAGAAACTCAAACTCTGACCAGAGTGGGAGCGAATGCCCCTGGAAACAACAACGCAGCCGGATCTAGTGGGATTCTGGGCAACGTCTAGCGCTGTAGATGTTACTAACAAATATGCTTTAGAGTGTGCTTACCAAGGACTGTGTTGTGGGGAATGGTTGCAGGTCTTTGGGTTTGGGAAGCTTTGGGATCAGATCTTCTGGATTAACGTTCACCTGTGGAAATGCAGACAAGTTACTGACTGGCTGCTGTTGTAGCACCTCAATACGGATTCATGTTTTCACAAATATGTTCAAATGTTTCACACTGTCCTGGTCACATCTGCTTGGTCCAGTCACTGTGCCCTGTTACCCAAAGATTACCTTGGGTAATTAGTGAAACTCACCCTCATCTTCCGCTGACGGGGACACAGGTAAAGGTCAAGGCAGCGCTCAAACCGCTCATGAATGAAGCGAGAAAATGCTGGAACTTGACGGAGGCTTGAAAATTTCATTGGGAGAAATGGCAACTTCCTGTCTGTTGGGTCCTGCTGTTCCCACAAAGCTCGCTGCAGGAGGGTATACAAGTGATTAGACAAAGACCCAGGCTGGTTAGCTGAATCAGTTTTACAGTCCAGTAAGCTGAATATGTGCTATGTCACTACATACCTCCTCATCACTGAACAGATACTCAGGAGGGGGGTTGTAGGATTCCTGGTGGCCAGGTAGAGGGATCTTTGGTGCTGGTAGGTGCATCCTGTGTCTAGCCAGAATAGAAGAGTCCTCACTTGCCCAAAGGTCATAGCAATGCCCTTTACTGTCATCGTCAACCCGCCGAGGCTTGATCCAGCCCATCTTTATCGCATGGACTAATTTAGACACCTGAACAAAGTACGAGATGTGACACAGTTGAGACAGGGGGAGAATGTGAAAATCAAGCAGAAGCCAAGCTTTTATTACCTTTTCTTTCTCTATAAGAGATGGGATGAAACTGCGTTTGTCCGCAGGTCTGTTGGTGACTGGGTGGATCATCACGTCTGCACTGAAGAAATCTACTGACGGCTGTGGGGTTAAAGTGAAGAGTTTTAGAGTCATTAAATCATGTGAACTGTGCCTCACCAGTTCACCATAGAACCTGAAAGCAGCCTCCATAGTTCACCTGGTATTCATTGAAGTTGACGTCACCGAACTGTCCCCTCTGGAGACGTTTCACTAGCTCCACCTGCTCATCTGATAGGACAATATCACTTCCTGTCTTCTTGTCATGGACCGTTTTCCTGCAGCAACATTGCTATTAGCATTCTATATTTTGAACCAAAAGGAAAGCTAGCGTCATGCTAACAGGCCCACCAGTAGTCTGGGTTCTCCATTTTGTCCAGGAACTCGTCCAACTCATCCTTATTCCTGATAGGCTTACAAATCTTTTTTCCATCTAGATCGTAGCCAATGTGAGGGAAGTCCTTGTACCACTCCATGGGAATGTTCCCCACCGTGTTCCTAATGTCCTGCAGAACCATGAAGGTATCAGACTACAACTGCTAATGTCACAAATTTGAAGGTACACAAGATGTTGGAAAACAGATAAAGATCATAGCCTAAAAATGATTCAGAAacgaaaataaaatgtttacaaaacagacaatacataaaaaataacagAAAATTAGAGAATGTGACATAACATTAACAAGCTTGAAGATTGTAACAGAGAAAAGTGAATATTTCTCCCGCCCATCATGTCATGAAGCTGGAATACCAGTTAGAGAACAATAACTGGCCCAGCTGAGGAACCTGGGAGAACCCGGGACAACAGCTCTCTCACCTCTTCATCTGAGGAGTCATTTTCGTACTCATCTTCCTTTTTATCTTCTGCAGCGGCGACTCCTACTGCCACCTCTGGCTTCTTTAACTGGtacagggaaaaaaaacaggtgacATATGCAAACACCAGAAGATCTCACAGATGAGTCAGATTTAAGAGCTATACCTGCTGAattccatcatcttcatctgaGCCCTCTTCATCATCTGaaccctcctcatcactgtcactcCCAGAATCATCTAGTCCTGAGTAGACGCTGTCTTCACTGTCTGACAGGTCTTTGTCATCTTCCTCTGCAGGTATGACGTTAAAGTCAAAGACctaatgaaacaacaaacactgtttaaataccaCTGTAAAACAGATGTTAGCAGTTATGTCCTGATTATATGCTAATGCTAGCAACAGCAATCAGACTTTACACAACCATTTTAAGCTGGCTGCTACCGTTCACTCGGTTACGTTTGAACCACCATTACCAAGCGCTTGGAGGAAGGAAGCCTTTactggtcattatcacatacaatgtaacaacgaAATTTGTctactgcatttaacccatccccttgGGGATAATCAACTAATGTTAAAGCTTTGATAGATCTACTGCAACAGAACTTTTCTGCGGTTTCTTCTAGACaattgtttttattcaccgTCTGAATCCAGAGCAATGCTTGGTGTGTTTATGTATGCGTATGCgtgtatatacacatacagGCTAATATAAACGCAGTTCCAGTACAGCTAGCTGTTTTACCTGTTCAGGCTTTTCTTCATAATCATCTTTACTCCTCTTTCTCGCCATTTTCTCGCGAACGTTCTTCGTGTCTTCTGTTTTCTCTTGACTCCGCATGTTTCTGCTTCTCTCCGCCATTTAGCCACGTGGGCATCCGTACGGTTAGAATTTACAGCTTCTacctctccttcttcttttaTGTTTAACGCCAGCTTGCATCCTCAACGTTACACTACCGCCATCTGTCGGTTTCTACACCCCTAATTATTTACTAGTCCTCCACCTACCCCCGCATTCACATCTTTTACTTCTTTCTTCTTTAGTGTTTTATGGAAGCTTGCGTCCTAGAACTTACACTACCGCCATCCACCGAATCCTTCATCCCTTATACCCTCTTACCCCAGTGACATGTAAAAGCAGAATTTACAGCTCAGGGAACCATTTTTTATAGCTGTAttgtgaaaatgtgtttttttaattggatGACTGACAACGTCTGTATATAAAGAGTGGTACAAACCATGGCAGGATATGAAAATAGCAACTTCAGATAAACTAGCCAAAAGGGATGGGAATTTAATTTTTAACTATTTTGTGGGTCCAGGCTGAACAGCTGAACCACGTCACTAGGTAAATATATgttagataagataagataattaAACTCTTACAGTAGTTACATTAAAACGAAGAGTAATTCTTAAATAGATATTGGTCATAattttaaagtgtgtttgatttttttaatcatgGACCTTAACTTAACAATGAATTTATCCAATATAccaatatatgtatatattattcaATAAAACATTGAAGAAAATTGcctcatttattaaaaagatCATTACATATTTATACACAAGATACATTACATATTACAATCAGCATCCATCTGATctctaactgtgacagcgatcaatgtgtgcaaaataaGTTCCCTTTCATCCCTTTGAAGGCTGAGCTGAAACTGAAGTCTACGAACAAGATCCTGGCATATGTGCCAGtgagatccaggtgctgcaggatgtagtgGAGTCCCAGatttactgcatcatcagctgacctgtttttcctgtaagtgaactgcagggggtccagcaggGGATCTTTGATGTCCTTCAGATGCCTCAGCACCAGGCTCTCAAAggtcttcatgaccacagacgtcagggcAACAGGCCTGTAGTcgttcaggctggtgatggagGACTTCCTAGGGAGGGGCACGATGGTGGACACATTGTAAGGTCCAGTAGTCTTTCTGATTTTCTGCCTCTGAAGGAGGTGGCAGACATCTTCACAGATTTTCAGTACAGGTAGGGGGTCTGATGATGTGAGGGTGTGAATGTTGGGGAAGCCTATTGTGTGGCCAGAAGGTGTGAGGTGGTTCTTTCAAAGCCAGCAGTAGAAGCTGTTTAGGTCGTCTGCAAGGTGTGTGCTAGCCTCAGGGTGTAGAGATGGTTTCCTGTAGTCGTTTATTGAAAAGATATTCTGCAACTTCTTTCAATATCCCAGTCTTGATCTTGATTATTGTCTGTGGATCTACAtattatctttttattttgtgtgtatcATTGCTGAGGAAAATGTGAATTTTCCACATAAAGTTTGCATAAAGTATCTATCTATCgttgtatgtatttttattatcttAAGTATCTAAAACAGCCCCAATCGTCGACGTTACGTTTGCAAACACGTCATCATGAAGCGACAGTCACCTCGATACGCAGTTGTTACTTCAGACgttgtgttgtatttttcttCTGCGAGCTTTGACTGCAAATACGCTTTAATAACTTTTGTGTAGACTGACACATTTTAAGATCGGAACCGAGTGCTGTGTGTCTCCGTTCGATTCGCAGTTTAGCTCCGTTTCGCGAGTTATTTGGTAGTTTGTCGATCTTTTATCAGCGTCTGGTGCTAGCTGTTAGCATCGGAGCACCTATTAGCCGCAGTGCTTGAGTTTGTTTCTGTCATGGAGTATCCAGGAGGAGGGGCGGCGCTGAACGCAGGGAACGTCCCGGCCTTCCTCACAAAACTTTGGACCCTAGTGGAGGATCCGGACACCGACCCGCTCATCTGCTGGAGCCCGGTAAACGCTTATGTTATTTTAGAAGAAAGCTCAAGGTTAGCAGAGGGTGCTTCAACGGGTTAGTCTGTGAGCTAACACGTTAACAGCTAATAAGATCAACAAACTGCTGCGGCGGATTACAGTAATCTACAGCCCACAGCCTAATGTTAAAGACAGCCCACGTGGTCGTCAATAACAAAGAGCCGTTTATGGGTGATacttttgtttcagtgtttcattttcacGTCGGGCGGTTCTTGGGTTTATGTGGCGTGTTAAAATGTAAGCGGTGACAACACACTGTCATTTTTACACTGCATCGTTGTCGTTATGACGGCAATTGTTTCCTGCATAAACAGGAGCATACGTTTAACCAACAGCCACATGTTTTAATGAGAATCCGTATTATTAGGCAGCTAAGACTGAATGTTAGTATTATCTTCCACATGCAACTTCACCTCAAACACTGTT is drawn from Betta splendens chromosome 11, fBetSpl5.4, whole genome shotgun sequence and contains these coding sequences:
- the bop1 gene encoding ribosome biogenesis protein bop1, yielding MAERSRNMRSQEKTEDTKNVREKMARKRSKDDYEEKPEQVFDFNVIPAEEDDKDLSDSEDSVYSGLDDSGSDSDEEGSDDEEGSDEDDGIQQLKKPEVAVGVAAAEDKKEDEYENDSSDEEDIRNTVGNIPMEWYKDFPHIGYDLDGKKICKPIRNKDELDEFLDKMENPDYWKTVHDKKTGSDIVLSDEQVELVKRLQRGQFGDVNFNEYQPSVDFFSADVMIHPVTNRPADKRSFIPSLIEKEKVSKLVHAIKMGWIKPRRVDDDSKGHCYDLWASEDSSILARHRMHLPAPKIPLPGHQESYNPPPEYLFSDEERALWEQQDPTDRKLPFLPMKFSSLRQVPAFSRFIHERFERCLDLYLCPRQRKMRVNVNPEDLIPKLPKPKDLQPFPTTQSLVYRGHTGLVRSISVSPSGQWLASGSDDGSVRFWEVCSSRCMKTVQVGGAVKNVSWNPNPSVCLLAVAVNSMVLVLSPSLADRQVVSSSEQLLVSQQETEIMEGLGNVSWIEAEGEEQCQGIRLKIQHPKAVHQVAWHARGDYLASVMPDHSSHLQVFIHQISRRRSQNPFRKNKGLVQCVSFHPVRPYFFVATQRSVRIYNLVKQEMTKKLQANSKWISSMAVHPGGDHVICGSYDCRLSWFDLDLSTKPYKMLRHHKKAVRGVAYHRLYPLFASASDDGSVIVCHGTVYNDLLQNPLIVPVKVLRGHVPTHDLGVLDVTFHPTQPWIFSSGADATIRLFT